The Sesamum indicum cultivar Zhongzhi No. 13 linkage group LG6, S_indicum_v1.0, whole genome shotgun sequence genome has a segment encoding these proteins:
- the LOC105165204 gene encoding probable galacturonosyltransferase-like 7 — MLWIMRFSGFFSAAMVMVILSPSLHSFPPAEAIRSDSHRRLSISAHSFDNFYFRKAPVFRNANECRLSELEKSSVCDPSLVHVAITLDVEYLRGSIAAVHSILQHSKCPESVFFHFLVPDMGLESLVRSTFPELKFRVYYFDPERERNLISSSVRLALEQPLNYARNYLADLLETCVTRVIYLDSDLVVVDDISKLWSTSLGGKTIGAPEYCHANFTKYFTEHFWSDSRLSGVFAGRNPCYFNTGVMVMDLAKWRRYGYTRRIERWMEIQKTSISRIYELGSLPPFLLVFAGHVAPIEHRWNQHGLGGDNVWGSCRDLHPGPVSLLHWSGSGKPWLRLDSKRPCPLDSLWAPFDLFAHSA; from the coding sequence ATGCTGTGGATAATGAGATTTTCTGGGTTTTTCTCCGCAGCAATGGTGATGGTTATACTCTCACCTTCTCTTCACTCCTTCCCTCCGGCGGAGGCAATTAGGTCTGATTCTCATCGGAGGCTCTCCATATCCGCACATTCGTTCGACAACTTCTACTTCCGAAAAGCCCCGGTATTCCGCAATGCTAATGAGTGTCGCTTATCGGAATTAGAAAAATCCAGTGTCTGTGATCCATCTCTCGTTCATGTAGCCATTACGCTAGACGTCGAATATCTCCGTGGCTCAATTGCCGCCGTCCATTCGATTCTGCAGCACTCTAAGTGCCCGGAAAGCGTGTTTTTCCATTTCCTGGTCCCGGATATGGGTCTCGAAAGCCTAGTCCGATCGACTTTCCCTGAGTTAAAGTTCAGAGTTTATTATTTCGATCCGGAAAGAGAGCGGAACCTGATCTCAAGCTCCGTCAGACTAGCGCTTGAACAGCCGTTAAACTATGCTCGAAATTATTTAGCGGATCTTCTAGAAACTTGTGTAACAAGAGTTATCTACTTGGACTCGGATCTGGTAGTGGTGGACGATATATCAAAGCTCTGGAGTACCAGCTTAGGGGGGAAAACAATCGGTGCACCGGAGTATTGCCACGccaatttcacaaaatatttcactGAACATTTCTGGTCGGATTCTAGATTGTCCGGCGTGTTTGCGGGTCGGAATCCTTGTTACTTTAATACGGGCGTGATGGTGATGGATCTGGCTAAGTGGAGGCGGTACGGGTACACGCGGCGGATAGAGAGATGGATGGAAATACAGAAGACAAGCATAAGCCGGATCTACGAGCTGGGTTCCCTGCCGCCGTTTCTACTGGTGTTCGCCGGACACGTGGCGCCCATCGAGCACAGGTGGAATCAGCATGGTTTGGGAGGGGATAATGTGTGGGGGAGCTGCAGGGACCTCCATCCTGGTCCAGTAAGCCTGCTGCACTGGAGCGGCAGCGGCAAGCCCTGGCTTCGGCTCGACTCAAAACGGCCTTGTCCACTCGACTCGTTGTGGGCGCCATTCGATTTGTTCGCGCACTCGGCGTGA